Within Desulfobulbaceae bacterium, the genomic segment ATGACGCCCGAAAATGAACGCCCGAAAATGAAGACCGAAAATGAAGATGCACATCCGTCAAGGGAACTGGACATCCATATCCGCAAAAGGCTCTCCTCACCCTCTAGGAGGTTGTCCGAGAATGCCCTTTTTCCCCAACTCATTGTTGTTTTGAAAAAATAATGCTCGTAATATCAACTATATGACTGTGCTTATTTCTTCAAAATGCCTCGATTTGAGAAGAAATTGCTATTCTCGGACAGCCTCCTAGGAGCAATTAAATATCAGGCGGCCTTGGGGCGCTGCCACAGTTCGGTGCGCAGTTCGTCATAGAGCTGTCGCCGCCAGACTTCGGCAATGGCCGGATCCATTTCAAGATTCGTCAGTAGAGTTTCCTCAGTTGGCAGATAATCCACCGGACATTCCGGGGAGAGTCCCGTGAGCCGTTCCTCGGTGTACTCCATGGGATGCAGGCGACAGACCAGCGGCCTGATATCCTCAGGGAGCCGACAGCCCGACTCTGTCAGAAACCAGCAGGCTCCAGAGGCAGGCTGTGCATGTTTAACCACTCGCCGGGCGCCATCCAGTTGCAGGGTATAGATGTTCCAGTTCGGATCATCATCCTGATCCAGGTAAGCAGCGACAAGTGGAACGCGCTGCTCAAAAAAATCAACGGCTGCTGTATGGTCGGTTATCCGCCGCAGATCTCCGGCACTCAAAAGGATGTCACGGAATTCACAGCATGTTGTGCCCTTCCCGGCACAGGTGACGCAGAGACGCATGGTTTTCCTCGTTAAAGAAGTTGTCCGAACTGTAGGTGTATTTCTGTTCCCCAAGCAGTTGGAAGTGAATCATGTGAAAAGGGCACTGCCTTTTCCATTGTAATTTCTGGTGAACATAGCTCGCGGATTTTCCCGTGTCAATCGGATCAAAGAGGAGCGGCACCCACCTTACCTTCAAGCGTATTGTATTGAAAAAAGGGGCAAAAAAATGTATAGCAACCTTTCTTAATTTTTTTCAATCCATCATAAAGCGGACCTACCCCCCCCCATGAAGAACAGCCTACCACGAAAACGCTTCAAACTTACCATGGAATACGATGGCACCCGGTTCAGCGGCTGGCAGAAACAGAATGACGCCCGCACCATCCAAGGATCACTGTTGGAGGTGGGTGCCGCTCTCTTTAATGATCCGGAAATCGACATCCAGGGCAACGGCAGGACAGACGCCGGGGTGCATGCCTTGCAGTATGTCGCGCACATGGAAACCACTACCTCCCTGCCGCCCGCTGCTATCCTCACGGAAATGAACGAACTGCTGCCGACCAATATCGTCCTGCTCGGGGTTGAACCATGCCACCCGCAATTCCATGCCCGGCACCATTGCATTGGCCGGAGCTATCTCTATCAGATTGCCAAACGAAAGACCGCCTTCCAGCGGAGATATGTTTGGTGGGTACGCGACCAGCTCGACACACTGGCCATGGCCGAGACATTGCAACTTTTTGTCGGTATGCACGACTTTGTATCTTTTGCCGAAAAGCAGGAACTCAAGAAGTCCACCAAGGTCATGATCAATGCAGCCCTTCTAAAAGAAACGGAAGACCTGATCACCATTCGCATCGTGGGTTCGCACTTTCTCTGGAAGATGATCCGCCGGTTGGCCGGGATTCTGGTGGAGGTGGGGCGCCATCACCTGACACCTGCGGAGGTCGGTGCCTTTTTCGAACAGCCATCCGACATCCCGTCCCGATTCACGGCATCGCCGTCGGGCCTGTTCTTCGAACGGGCCTTCTATGTGGAAGCGGAATTTGAGGCTTTCTTGTCAAAAATAAGCCAGCAGTCCTGATCCGGGCTCTTCGTAGTCACTGATATCCTGCCAGGCCGCCGCGCCTTCTGAAGTAGCGTGGCCTTCTCGGAGTGCATGAAGCGCTTCGTTGTCCAAGTGGATTTCGCCGGTTGCCGCCCGACGCTCCACCACGACTTTTCGTTTTTTACCCAATGCCACTTCCCTGTACGAATTTTGATAGGAAATTGATGACTTGATCGCCGCCGTATGATAGGTGACCTTGAAGGAGAACTGTTCCTGATTTACAAGGGGCAACAGGCTTTCGTGAATGGTCAGCCGTGTTTTTTGGCCGTTGAGCGACCAAAGTGACGGCGAATGGCCGGAGGCGGTAAACGATGCCGCCAGATCCTCAAGGCGGCCGGGGTCGCCGAATACCATCAGGTTGCGTAGATGGCCGGTGCCGGTCACTGACTCATATGCCTTGCCGAGCAAGGTGGTGGCCCGTCGCCTTGATCCCAAGGTCTGATAACGATGCCGATAGATGAAGGAGCAGTAGTTGACGCCGGTGGCAAACCCCTTGTCCAAGGCAAAGCCGAGCATCTCCAGTGCGGCTTGTTCGGATTCGAGTACTGTCACCTTGGGCCCGTGCAGAAAAGTGTAGGGTCGTGGTGCGAGATTATGTCGGTTGAAAGGAGTCAGCCGAAGTTGGTGGAGGTTAAGGTGGTTGACACCGAGGTCGTTCATCTCCAGCATGGCCTGCTGCAGGATCTGCCGGTCTTCCGGCACTGCCGGAATCTCGATGGTCACAGTGGTAATTTCCCCCACCGCCAAGGCAACCTTAGCGAGGCTGTATCGGTCAGCGCTAATGTCGAAACGGATCTCGTCAAGTCCCGCATCCTTGAGGCGCATGAGTATATCCTCGGTGAGCAGCATGCCATTGGTGTACATCCAGGCATGAACAGAGTTACCGAAACGCTTCTTTACCGCGCCGAGATAGCTCAATGTCCGATCCAGAGTCATCAACGGCTCGCCGCCACTGAAGCCAACACCCCGAATCCCAAAGACAGCGAGATACTCCACAAAATCACGGACCACCGGAAACTGCAGGGTGT encodes:
- a CDS encoding YkgJ family cysteine cluster protein, which produces MRLCVTCAGKGTTCCEFRDILLSAGDLRRITDHTAAVDFFEQRVPLVAAYLDQDDDPNWNIYTLQLDGARRVVKHAQPASGACWFLTESGCRLPEDIRPLVCRLHPMEYTEERLTGLSPECPVDYLPTEETLLTNLEMDPAIAEVWRRQLYDELRTELWQRPKAA
- a CDS encoding radical SAM protein; amino-acid sequence: MADNQQFGRFGRVFLSGEDEKMDFFSPGPTLNKKLRIIHHYPFPHNQPILKRYPMLPASKAAQDLESMLQANRKEFDLDYDTLHWIRPEQVLAAEERRRELLTRLAGSVGSCCGGAKLFTRDLSPGCRLCTEGLWSCLFINGICNGRCFYCPADQTRKGEPTTNTLQFPVVRDFVEYLAVFGIRGVGFSGGEPLMTLDRTLSYLGAVKKRFGNSVHAWMYTNGMLLTEDILMRLKDAGLDEIRFDISADRYSLAKVALAVGEITTVTIEIPAVPEDRQILQQAMLEMNDLGVNHLNLHQLRLTPFNRHNLAPRPYTFLHGPKVTVLESEQAALEMLGFALDKGFATGVNYCSFIYRHRYQTLGSRRRATTLLGKAYESVTGTGHLRNLMVFGDPGRLEDLAASFTASGHSPSLWSLNGQKTRLTIHESLLPLVNQEQFSFKVTYHTAAIKSSISYQNSYREVALGKKRKVVVERRAATGEIHLDNEALHALREGHATSEGAAAWQDISDYEEPGSGLLAYF
- the truA gene encoding tRNA pseudouridine(38-40) synthase TruA, with amino-acid sequence MKNSLPRKRFKLTMEYDGTRFSGWQKQNDARTIQGSLLEVGAALFNDPEIDIQGNGRTDAGVHALQYVAHMETTTSLPPAAILTEMNELLPTNIVLLGVEPCHPQFHARHHCIGRSYLYQIAKRKTAFQRRYVWWVRDQLDTLAMAETLQLFVGMHDFVSFAEKQELKKSTKVMINAALLKETEDLITIRIVGSHFLWKMIRRLAGILVEVGRHHLTPAEVGAFFEQPSDIPSRFTASPSGLFFERAFYVEAEFEAFLSKISQQS